ggatacgtatagacatggcccgagtactcctactcggcccaatagtcggtagcggcctctagcaagatgtgccaactactatatgcacacgaagatcatatcagatgaaccatcacaacattatatacatgctattccctttgcctcacgatatttggtctagcttcaagccgaccgatctttctcgatcctgtgattcgtaatccctttgtaggtcaactcttaaccatacgtagcatggccatgcattttcggatccgatgactcgaggggcccagagatatcactctcagtcagagaggggcaaatcccatcttgattgaccatgtctcacatcatgcttcttgacaaacccgaaagctacctttataactaccctgttacggcgtagcatttgatagcccctaagtaggtcgatccacatcttgaatacatgcaacaatctcaggtctaaggacaaagcgtatatgttgtttaaagagagaactacttctcgtgttgggtcagtcctagcacatgtctccacatgtacccacattattagttcaacatctccatgtccataacttgtgaaacatagtcatcaactaatacatgtgctagtctaatattcatgtgtgtcctcacatgaactccgactagggataactttagaataaccatacaagtaaagagtttcacacacaattcacataatttcaaatcaattcaagtagcctttaatggatattcaaggaacacaatataaatcatggatacaaatggaatatcatcatctctatgattgcctctagggcatacctccaacagcctcccccatgcttaagcattgtgcttagcatggaagaagaaaaatgagcatcttcTGACAAATGTGATCCTTGTATTCTTCGTCTGCCAAGTcatcccccatgcttagcattatgctaggcatggaagaagaagatgaagctttttgtgattgttgaaatccttGTTCTCAGCGTTTGAAGCTTGTCTTTATGCTTATTCACATTTGTCGCCTTTATTGtccttcaatttcttcttttttcatgaaAGCGTTTCACCAAGCCTGCAAAATAATTCAAGTGCACAAACTACTCTCGAGGTGACTGTCGGGAGTAGAAGCAATCAccaacaaaccaacaacatccctaagactttaacttgtggcatagctaatataataaaataaaaacaaaaacctaaTGAGTGTACGTGAGTGCAAGTGTGAATGCAAATGATAGTTAGGATCATAAACAAAGACAATCTTTGCAGCAAgttctaagcaccatgcttaaaACTAGCTTACTGAAATTCTCCAAAGCCTTAAAAAAATTGCTAATCAAGGTCAAACACCATGCTTATCCCAGGATCATAACTCTTTCCAGCACAAGAAAAATAGAGCGCATTGCAAAGATTaaaaaccaaccaatgcaatatgGAAATGATATGGAAagctagcaaggtttattaaaCTAAATGATGATGGTTTGCAACCAAGTCTAAACACCACATTTACACAAGATTACAAAGAGAAAATACCCTAGAAGCATTAACATAGATATGAAAGCATTCATCATAAAAGTTTTTAGGAGAAAGACACACATGAATGAtggaacaaatgcaaatgcacatgCAAAAGTGTTAGCAAACACAAAGGCTAGCAAAGTTGAAAATACTATCGATGTTGTTCCATAATTAGTTGAGTCAAAAAGAATTGATTAGAATGACAAGGCAAGGTTGGCCACTTCATAAGAAGTCAAGCAATGTCAACAAGAAAACCATTCATCGAAAAGCTTcaacaaccaaactaacaaGGCTAAGGGTAGGTTTATAGgtatcctatatttttggcttgAAACAAGAATTTTGAAGAGAAAAATCAAGCATAAAAATTCTAACTAAGGGggttttgaaaaacaaaaagaaaagataggGCTTGTTTTTTTGGATGAAAAGCAAAAACCTATGGTTTTAGGATGGCTCTAAGTAAGGGTGTAGTCAGAACAGAGGTAAAAAAACTTAGGCCGATCTGAATGGTGCAGCAAGCTGATTAACACAAGTTAATCCAACCTTTGTTGGCTCTGGTTTTCGGTTGGGCTGATAAGAAGGTTTAGGTGGAAAAGATTttgataaaaataatataaaaatgcAATGCAACATGAGGTGGATATACAAAATGATATGACATGATATGGAGGTGGTCCAAATCAAAACAAAAGGTAGCCTAAGTTAACTAGTCACAAGTTTAGAATCAAAGGGGTGGTGCCATGCTTCATATTTCTTTCTAAAAGgacacaaagaaaaagactATAAACACTAATAGCACACAAAAAAGGGTCTATAAGTTTTCCAAGATCAAGTAAGAAAGAGCTCCctcaatattatttaaagcatACAAGATGTGGTTGTAGAATTTGTTAGAGCAAGGACACAATGTTAATTGATGATTTTGATTAAAAAGCATAATATAGACCGTCAtcttagtaaagaaaataaataaaaagacgAGTTGCCTCACGAAAGAGCTTTAGTTAAAGCCATATAGCTAGACTTCTCACCTCGATAATGTTCATATGAAGACATGATCTTTTGCGCAAGAATCCAAAGTATCCATGcagcttgatgtcatcttttgtaatccttcgTGGTTTGCTTCTAACACCTCTTTGTATTGGATGTAGCCTGCTTGTGTCTTCATATGCCAATGCACCAGAGGGTTTTATTTTATTCTAAGCTTCTAAATTTGATCATGTACACTTGATAAAAGTATTgcccaagctcctcttcattgttgtcatcctcatctcctccaTCTTGTTCTCATCACCTTGTTGTTGCCTCATCTTCTTGGATTTTCCCCTATGCCCAGATTAGAACATATACCGAAATATAGCTCTATTGAAAAGTTTATGAAATTATTTTTCCAATGagtggtcattcatctaaaaTGGAGTTtaaatgagagagttatgcctaTTATTTTTAGCATTGCGGGCTGTCCAGAACTGATTTCAAGATGCACGATGTTCAATGATTTGGCCATAACTACTTGTGGAATCTTTGATTGCCTTGATTCTTAATTATTTTGAATGTAGACTTCAATGGGCTTCTTAATATCTAAAAATATTCTATTGTTTTCTTGTAAGGCTTGCAAAATCTTGGTGACAACAGTAGCTTCTGGTGAATTCATCCGGAGATGATGATCTTGATATTGTGGTCTTTGGTGCATTATGTCACACATCAtttggcttcaaggtcatcaccatTGCGGCACCAGTAAGTACATGCCGGCAATGATGCatcttctccataattcttgctttagcCAAGGTGTTGGGATCAGAGAAGGTTCCTATGCTTTGTGTTGACGATCTgagcagttttcttccttgattgCATCACTTAATTAGAAGCTCTTGAGCATCCTATTGGAGAAGATTGGTAGTATCATGGTGCTTTTAATCTTGTTGCCTCCAATCTTGATGAACCTAATCGTCACCTTCTGTGTAGAGGGTCCTCCAATTGTTTTTCCTCTTTGCTTGACATGGTTGCTTCCAACACCTgttacttgaacaaacaaatctcaaAAAAACATTAATcttaaaaattaattgacatAGCAGCATACCTTGCTTATAAGCATTTGTATTGTCTTCATTGGTGTGCACTCGATAGCAGATGCTGGACCACTAAAAAATTTAGCACCTACTGCTAAAGAGTTAGGCTTGATGCTGTTATCACCTTATCGCAATGAATTAAGACTTGATGAAGTCCATGTTCGATCATCTGGCGTCTAGTATTTACCTACTTTCAAGAAAAATAGGGTATatgcaataaaaaaaattagagtaagTTTGAAAAATTAGATAGATCGCCCCAAGGTTCGAGTTGCCGATTCACAGCAACTACGCCaaaaaagcttgttgacggcagttagcacgccaagttGTGAACTGCAAGTACACGGATCATTGTAGCTTTTTCCTTAGAGTATTTcatccaagatttatcaatccgtggatcagcagtgaactgactagggttctctatctagctaaatggatctaatcctatcatgaagcataaattgcatataaaggtaaacccaaTCATGAGATTAGTATTATAGACATGGTAAATAGATCACATCCATATGTatgaggtaacacaaccaaaggtagcatgagcctattgtCTTCTTATTGAACTtccagccaaagtggtaaccaatttatgtagcaccttgataaagagtcatctatTAGAAAGGCGGCTCGCAAATggcctactttcttgtggtcaccactTTGAGGTGCGTGTTAATGCCTCCGATTTCacaaagctttacctcaaacgactcccacaatactcacCATCAATTATACTCAACATTAGGCAATCATTCGGCCTTATCCCTCCCACATGCTGTCACCACGCAagggtaatcacaccgacttcctacgcactactaagatgtatctgTAAGATATAGagtaatcaccatgattacatctattcctactaagaacatatactagctaaacatatgagaGTAAGCATGCATCACAGTCGATCAAAGTAAGTACAGGATTAtattgatatcaccatcgtgtGTAGCCTTGATGATGACAAGGctcggctccagaactccaccatggcttcgccGTGCAGGGACAACCATGGCGGCTAGTGTCTAGCCTAAGCCATGTCCTAGATGACCTCGAAGACTTGCAGcagccctcagctccctctggtgtgtgtccctctattTGTCGACTTCTAGTGAATGGATCTCGGGGCTTGGTGAATTTTTGGGATGTTTATAGTCTGAAGAATGCGTGgtaaaaattggaaggtgagggggcAAAGGAAACCCCTAGGCCAATCGGACTGGGAGGGTCCAAGCCGATCGTCCTGGACCTTCCTTTTACCCTCTCACATCCTGCTTCGTCCTGAAGTCTTCTTAGATGCTCaagagtcttattttcacttgcatgtgggcctggcatgtCAGTAGCTTTGAGGCTTTAtctaaaaatatacttttaggtctaattttctgcaaaaatagaatatcctccaaaatacaatgcatatgcgaaaacgaggttatttcaggtgccaagtggtgggttagtataagaacacgtatgaaaacaccacttaaatggtactaaaagtatgtcaataatgagcgtcaataCTTGTTCAGTCATGTTAGTTATTACTTGTCGTAACCGCTCAATTTGTGAAACAAGCTtctataaaaattataaaaaaatattagtatgATGTAATGAGTAATAAAATCAGTATTAGAGTACAGAGGGCGTAAGTACCAAACTTTGGCGTAAGTGTAGTTGTGTAATGGGCACGGGTCCGTGACCGATGGGGAAGCACCAGCAGGCTATGCTGGGGTATTTGGGGGAAACGACGAGATATATTGTTCAACACTGCGATGTATTGACACTTTATCCTACAAAATTTTATCAAATACATATCATTCACTACTTCGACAAAAAAGAAATATACTTCatatagtggacttcacggagtcaagaatcctaaaACAATGGTAGAACATCGGATCCCACCATCTCTTTGGAATGTTCCTGTTCATCTCAGATTTCTTGACTGAAATCACATTGTTCATGCGAATTCCATATCTATGGAGAGCCatctccgctcctccagtacaaGAGAATAGTGTAAGAACACATTCATGCACGTGCTGATATTGTTCTCTCGTATTGGACGAGTGGGGGTGGTACATCCATtaccggtccatctgcatcatattatgtgaaaaatgaacatagggcttcgtattagataaaaaaCTTGATCAACATCAGGtagggaaaaatagagtaaatatgtttataaataaattatttctCCTCGTTATAAAATACTCTCCATGCTCCTCATTATAAAATACTCTCCATTCTAATaaatcaacaagtactccatttgtaacataaaactcattctgaAAAACGCTCCACTCTACTCATTCTAAAAATGCTCCTcataataaaaaaatcaataaatactccatttgtaacataacaCTTAATTTAAAAAACTCTCCATCCTCCTCATTCTAATAAATCAAcatactccatttgtaacataaaacttattctaaaaaaacgctccattctcctcattctaaaatacTCTCCTCATTTTAATAAATCAACAGATACTcaatttgtaacataaaacttaTTCTACAAAACGCTTCGTTCTTCTCATTCTGAAATactctcctcattctaaaaactTAACaaatactccatttgtaacataaaactcaatctaaaaaactctccattctcctcatccTAGCTAACATTCTCCATTCTAGCTACAAAACATAAAACATATATAGAATACTAAACATGAGAGGAAGGATCGAGTTGCTAACATTTTCCTCACCTAGGTCGAGTGATGAAGAAGTCTGAGCTCTCGGTCAAATGGTTGAACTCGAGCTTGGGGAGGAAGAAGCATGTCATGCATGTTAATACAGGTTGAAGATACCAGCCGATACCAACATGCAtgaacaccatttagtaccggctccacccaccaaccggtactaaatggcttcctgGGAAATTTAGCCATTAGCCACACGGTCCACGTgtcgccatttagtaccggctatgACTCCAAACCGATACTACAAACTTCCGGTGGCACTGTGGGTGACGACGGTACTAAAGCGCAGATGAAAAGCGGTCCGGTACTAACGCGTTGAATTAGTACTCAGTTTTCCTGTAGTGCTTACAGCTTTTGAAATATGCGACGCTCTTAATCCTGCCCTGTCCGATGGAACTGTTAACCACTGCAGTAACTGTCCTTGTACAAGAGGGTGAGAAAGATGAAGACGGAAGGTTCCATCTTCTTGTGTATATTGCCACCATACCTGTCCAAGGTTGCTGATGTGTGTGAGAAGGGAGGGGAGATGCAAGTGTGCACGCCAGACGACGGCACGGCCAGAGCTAATCCCGCTGGAAGCAATAACTCGCGTCGTCTATCCCGAGCTTGACCATGAGATGGCAAGAGCGGTGATGGTGTCTTCATCTCCCTAGCGTGGCAAGCCTCCAACAGATGGCGCCCCATGTGTCAGCCTGCATGCACGCCTCGCCTTTACTCGGTGACGATCATATGCTCCAACGTCCCAGGACAACATCTCTCTCGAGTCTGTTGTGTCCCTAGCTACCTGTTCCTCACGCACTCTCACATAGAAGCTGGGGACAGCAGAACCATGGCGATGGCGCCCGTCTTACTCCACGCCTTGCTCTTGGCAAGCGCAGCCGCGGCAGCAGCCATGAACAACGCAACAGGTGACGGCAGCAGCAACACCACCAAGTCCCGGATCCTGTGCAACGGCGCCGAGTGCGAGCCGCCGGGGAAGACGCTGCCGATCTACGGCTACCCTCCACCGGCGCCGTCGCTGCCGTccgcaccgccgtcgccgccttcgtCCTCTGGGTCACAGACGCCGTGCCCGCCCGTGGCCGTCGTCTGCTGCGGCGGCGCAGGGATGCCACAGCAACCAAACTACTATGGGCCTCCTACCGGCGGTTACGTGCCCTACTACAACGCCTCTGCTTCGTCTCCTGCGCTGCTTGCTCCTATTACTCTTGTTGGCTACTATGTGATGGTTGCTTGCATCTTCTTACTGTGGCTTGTGGTGTAGTTTCTGGCACGTGACGAATAGCGTTTATCTTGGGTTGATACATATGGAAGAAATTTAAGGGTATACTTGTGAACCACTATATAGACTTAGTAGCTAACGTGTTCAAGGGTAACTACCGTGTCGTGTGTGTGATGTGGATCGGAGATTCTATGGCgtctctccattctcctccgATAACTGGTGACGAAGCATGCACACGTCCTTGTGATTGTGAAACGAGTTGCCAGTAGTAATCGAGTTTGAGGATttaaataatttataaataCTAAGGTTATAAAGAAACAAGGCTCGTTATTTACAAACATGCTGAATCTGACACTAGTTCTTATGCGAGCCCTTGCCTACGAGAAATTTCAATTCCCCAATTCGTCGCACCGCCCGAGAAAAAAAGAGCCACAAACACGAGAAACGGTAAATAGCTAGATAGAATCCTAATGCTGCCTCTGATATATAGTTAGAGCCAATTGGAGCATACGTGTCACATACACCTAAAGCCAGTCTCTTGGCATGCGTTTGGTTTTAGAATGACGTGGGTTGGATTGGAGCCGACCCCCTTTTTGTGAGTTGGGGTCGATCCATCTCGTGATTGAATGAGAAAGATGGAGAGGGATGGGTTCGACCCAGTTTTTTATTTAGTTGAAGGGTTGAGAGGGAGGGGATGAATGCTATTTTAACACTGTTCGGAACAGTTGTATGTGGATCCCATATGTCATCGTGGATCCACctgtcatcctcctcttctttattttttcccgtgcacctcttcttcctcccgagcAGTCTATCTTCTCTGCTCCTGCACCACCCACCGCCCTGCTCCTgcctccagcgccgcccctccatcccttcctccctctctcatGCGCCGCTTGCCGCCTCTTCCTCCCTTTCTCCTACGCCGGCCACtagccctccctctctctcctgcgccgcccctccctccctctctcctgcGCCGCCTGTCGCCCATCCCTCTCTCCTGCGCCGTCCTGCGCTGACCccggccctccctccctctctctccccagcgttggcctccgccgccgcacctccctcCATCTCTCCTGCGCCGCTCGCTGcccgccacccctccctccctctccccagggccagcctccgccgccgcccgtccctccctctcgccagcgccgccctccgccgctaTAGATAGCCAAACgggcggcccggcccggccgggcACGGGCACGAATAGGCCCGGCCTGTTTAGGCCCGCCTATGTGTCGTGCCAGGCTAGGCCGGCCCGCGTGCCGAAAGAGCGGCCCAGGTCCGGCCTGCTAACTTCTTACGCAGGCCGTGCCGGCCCGCTGGCCTGGCGGGCCTTAACAGCCTCACCGTGCCCGTGCCAGCCCGTGTAACGTTTTAACAAAAACCCCTCACCAGAATCTAATATATTCAAAGGAAGACATTTTGAATAGGTAAAAACTCACAAATTCAACTGATTCAATATATTCATAGATTCAACTGATTCACAAATTCACCAAGATTCACACAGATTCACAATCACAATAACACAAACAaatatgaatattattttgagctgtttgtattgctgcctcattaaaaacctttgtaggtaaaaactcacacctcgtgagaaaaccctacaaaggaaaaaagagtagaGCCAGCTCATAAGTTCATTGTTCAGATACACTATACACAATCACACAAGTTCACAACTCAACTGACaactcacaactcacaagtcacaagatcTACACAAGCACAACAGCACAAGGCTTCTCACTTCTGAGTTCTATCTTGCTCCTGAACACTGACAGAGCACCAACAGGGTAGCAGGCATCTAGCTTCTGCAAAAAATGATAGGAGGATTACCAATAATTCAAGTAACAACTAACACAAGTATATTGAAGTAACAACTAACACAAGTATACTGATTAGAAGTAAATGAGAGTAGAAAACTTACTCATCAAGATACAA
The genomic region above belongs to Setaria italica strain Yugu1 chromosome VI, Setaria_italica_v2.0, whole genome shotgun sequence and contains:
- the LOC101762211 gene encoding H/ACA ribonucleoprotein complex non-core subunit NAF1; translation: MAPVLLHALLLASAAAAAAMNNATGDGSSNTTKSRILCNGAECEPPGKTLPIYGYPPPAPSLPSAPPSPPSSSGSQTPCPPVAVVCCGGAGMPQQPNYYGPPTGGYVPYYNASASSPALLAPITLVGYYVMVACIFLLWLVV